The following coding sequences lie in one Arachis hypogaea cultivar Tifrunner chromosome 4, arahy.Tifrunner.gnm2.J5K5, whole genome shotgun sequence genomic window:
- the LOC112796559 gene encoding protein MID1-COMPLEMENTING ACTIVITY 1, giving the protein MASTWDHMGDIANVAQLTGLDAVRLIGLIVKAASTARMHKKNCRQFAQHLKLIGNLLEQLKISELKRYPDTREPLEQLEDALRRSYILVNSCQDRSYLYLLAMGWNIVYQFRKAQNEIDRYLRLVPLITLVDNARVKERLEVIEKDQREYTLDVEDEKVQTVILKPDPDKDDATMLKKTLSCSYPNCSFTEALKKENEKLRLELQRSQANLDMNQCQVIQRLLDVTEIAAHTLPEKTDKVHKKEEYNYNDVDNDNDHSSSEKYQVKSDQLSTSRSAVSQKDLLSNGGSYQHQDWHTDLLGCCSEPSLCMKTFFYPCGTFSKVATVAKGRPISSGDVCSELMAYSLVLSCCCYTCCVRRKLRKMLNITGGFIDDFLSHLMCCCCALVQEWREVEIRGVSDREKTKTSPPPSQYMEPYNK; this is encoded by the exons ATGGCGTCTACTTGGGATCATATGGGAGATATTGCCAATGTGGCTCAGTTAACTGGTCTAGATGCAGTGCGTTTGATTGGGTTGATTGTGAAAGCGGCGAGCACGGCAAGGATGCATAAGAAAAACTGCAGGCAATTTGCACAGCATCTCAAGTTAATTGGGAACTTGTTAGAGCAGCTGAAGATCTCGGAGCTGAAGAGGTACCCTGACACAAGGGAGCCATTGGAGCAGCTTGAGGATGCTCTCAGAAGGTCATATATATTGGTGAATAGTTGTCAAGACAGGAGCTACCTCTACTTGTTGGCCATGGGATGGAACATTGTTTATCAGTTCAGGAAGGCACAGAACGAGATTGACAGATACTTGCGGCTCGTTCCGCTCATCACTCTTGTTGACAATGCTCGAGTCAAG GAGAGACTTGAAGTTATTGAAAAGGATCAACGTGAGTACACACTGGATGTTGAGGATGAAAAGGTGCAGACAGTTATTTTAAAGCCAGATCCTGACAAAGATGATGCTACAATGCTGAAGAAAACACTTTCTTGTTCATATCCCAACTGTTCATTCACTGAAGcacttaaaaaagaaaatgaaaagcttaGACTAGAGCTACAACGTTCACAAGCAAATCTTGATATGAATCAATGTCAAGTCATTCAACGGTTGTTAGATGTCACAGAAATTGCAGCTCATACTCTTCCTGAGAAGACTGACAAGGTTCATAAGAAGGAGGAATACAATTATAATGATGTAGATAATGACAACGACCATTCATCTAGTGAGAAATACCAAGTTAAAAGTGACCAACTTTCCACATCAAG ATCAGCAGTTTCCCAAAAGGATCTGCTGTCAAATGGAGGTTCATATCAGCATCAAGACTGGCATACTGATTTACTTGGCTGTTGTTCTGAACCTTCTCTTT GTATGAAGACATTTTTCTATCCTTGTGGAACATTTTCAAAGGTTGCCACTGTTGCAAAAGGCAGGCCCATAT CTTCTGGAGATGTATGTAGTGAATTGATGGCATATTCGTTGGTTTTGTCTTGCTGTTGTTATACCTGCTGTGTAAGGAGGAAGCTTCGGAAGATGTTGAACATCACC GGAGGCTTTATTGATGATTTCCTATCTCATTTGATGTGTTGCTGCTGTGCCCTTGTGCAAGAATGGAGAGAAGTGGAGATCCGCGGAGTTAGTG ATCGTGAGAAGACCAAAACAAGCCCTCCACCTTCCCAGTACATGGAACCTTATAACAAATGA
- the LOC112794766 gene encoding uncharacterized protein: MEDSINQEATADNNASVNNNMPADTPILNDAANPNSRSANDSHSQGSSNLREKTDIAWKYVALQHVNGKPQYQCLFCLQVFNGGGIHRMKKHLAKITGDVKKCPKVPYDVEKQMESLLKDIQASKKKRKVSFGEEDGDEVEDAIDEAIAQEEQEQQRTSSQQGVGGDPKKKAKVIPPMFAPRTTPGAQPSIKSVMQNKEAIHEVDKRFAQWLLDCKIPFNAVMSPYFQDMLDGVAGIGPGYKGPSYDKLRVHLLADLKRESQMLVDSYRSAWKETGCTLMADGWTDQRQRTLINFLVYCSKGLCFLKSVDASSMVKNASHLCTLFSEVIEWIGPNNIVHVVTNNAANYVAAGRLINRKYDNIYWSPCAAHCLNLILKDISSMAHISNLATRASKITVFVYNHTVFLSWLRERPKWREIVRPGATRFATVFITLKSIFDRKKELQQLVVDSIFTDHKLGRSATGRAVSAIILDAKFWDDCFTVCKLVIPLIYLLRVVDADDPHLWGMFMKEC, from the coding sequence atggaagatagtattaatcaagaagcaacTGCTGATAACAATGCTTCTGTGAATAATAACATGCCTGCCGATACTCCTATTCTGAATGATGCTGCTAATCCTAATTCCCGTAGTGCTAACGATAGTCATTCACAAGGTTCTTCTAACCTTAGGGAAAAAACAGATATAGCTTGGAAATATGTTGCTCTACAACACGTGAATGGAAAACCACAATATCAATGTTTATTTTGTCTACAAGTTTTCAATGGAGGTGGAATTCACAGGATGAAGAAACATCTAGCAAAGATTACTGGAGACGTGAAAAAATGTCCTAAAGTTCCATATGATGTGGAAAAACAGATGGAAAGTTTGTTGAAAGATATTCAGgccagcaaaaagaaaagaaaagtaagttTTGGTGAAGAGGATGGTGATGAGGTAGAAGATGCAATTGATGAGGCAATAGCTCAAGAAGAACAGGAACAGCAGCGTACCTCGAGTCAGCAAGGAGTTGGAggcgatccaaagaaaaaagccaAAGTCATTCCTCCTATGTTTGCACCAAGAACAACTCCAGGAGCTCAACCAAGTATTAAAAGTGTTATGCAAAACAAAGAGGCGATACACGAGGTTGATAAACGATTTGCTCAGTGGCTTTTGGATTGTAAAATTCCATTTAATGCTGTGATGTCGCCATATTTCCAAGATATGTTAGATGGTGTTGCTGGTATTGGACCTGGTTACAAGGGGCCTTCTTATGATAAGttaagggttcatttgttggctgATCTTAAAAGAGAAAGTCAAATGCTAGTTGATAGTTATAGGAGTGCATGGAAGGAAACTGGATGTACCCTCATGGCTGATGGTTGGACAGATCAAAGACAAAGAACGTTAATCAATTTCTTGGTGTATTGTTCTAAAGGTTTGTGCTTTCTGAAATCAGTAGATGCTTCCAGTATGGTAAAAAATGCTTCACACTTGTGTACTTTGTTTTCTGAGGTGATTGAATGGATTGGCCCAAATAATATTGTGCATGTTGTGACTAACAATGCGGCCAATTATGTTGCTGCTGGTAGGCTTATCAATAGAAAATATGATAATATCTATTGGTCACCATGTGCTGCTCATTgccttaatcttattttaaaagatataagcAGCATGGCGCATATTTCTAACCTTGCAACTCGTGCTTCAAAGATCACAGTATTTGTGTACAATCATACGGTTTTCTTATCTTGGCTAAGAGAAAGACCTAAGTGGAGAGAAATTGTACGTCCTGGTGCAACCCGGTTTGCAACTGTGTTTATTACATTGAAGAGCATCTTTGACCGTAAAAAGGAGTTGCAACAATTGGTTGTAGATTCAATTTTCACTGATCACAAATTAGGAAGGAGTGCTACTGGTAGAGCTGTGAGTGCTATTATTCTGGATGCAAAATTTTGGGACGATTGCTTTACTGTATGTAAACTTGTGATCCCTCTGATTTACTTGCTGAGGGTTGTTGATGCTGATGACCCCCATCTTTGGGGTATGTTTATGAAGGAATGCTAA